The proteins below come from a single Triticum aestivum cultivar Chinese Spring chromosome 5D, IWGSC CS RefSeq v2.1, whole genome shotgun sequence genomic window:
- the LOC123120579 gene encoding glutamate receptor 2.7 — protein MSATAVNLFLRNISIAGVDLLKNVGVQAIVGPQTSTQAKFLARLGNKSSVPIISFSADCPSRSGLTPYFIRTAWNDSSQAEAIASLVQKHNWREVVPVFEDDDTNTKFIPDLVDALKQVDTRVSYRCKIHPSATVDAMKAVISSLRHNWTSVFIVRMSHALALKFFQLAKDEGMMGQGFVWITAYGLTDIFDVVGSPALDVMQGVLGVKPHVQDTVKLQNFAQKWHSKYRLENPGTSLSEPTVSGLYAYDTIWALASAAENATYVNLDFGPSVTKNGSTDFDRIDTSKAAEKLRGALLKVNFSGMSGKFRIENTQLASSYYTIINIVGQERREVGFWTPEFGISGSLNMKSDIKTIIWPGGDHETVPRGWLLPRNKRLQIGVPANPGFGQLVRYENGPEGKKGFCIKVFDEVVDNLPYQVLYDYHGFDDGQGNSNGTYDELIYKLYLKEFDAVVGDVTILANRSLYVDFTLPYTESGVRMLVPVLDRRQKTAWTFLKPLTADLWLGTGAFVVFTGFVVWCIENHEDFKGTPANQIGSVFYFSFSTLVFAHREKIKNNLSRIVVVVWLFVVLIVQQSYTASLSSILTVEQLQPTVTNLDEVIRKGSHVGYLNDSFLPGLLKSLKIDESKMIALNSVEEYNDALSTGKVAVIVDEIPYLKLFLSKYCHNYTMTGPIYRFDGFGYAFPLGSPLTADITRGILKLASSGKMAELQKDLYGDKSCPDKDDSQTSSSLTLHSFQGLFSISGACSILALILHALITNKGVFSRWLAAICSKLFHKSNILQIMMRPVANAGNTGSPPEGQGSRV, from the exons ATGAGCGCCACTGCTGTGAATCTCTTTCTAAGAAATATCAGCATTGCAGGTGTTGATCTACTGAAAAATGTCGGCGTGCAAGCGATCGTTGGGCCGCAGACTTCAACTCAGGCTAAATTTCTTGCACGACTTGGGAACAAATCATCGGTTCCAATCATTTCCTTCTCCGCAGATTGCCCGTCGCGATCCGGACTAACTCCATACTTCATCCGGACCGCATGGAACGACTCCTCTCAAGCAGAAGCCATCGCCTCGCTTGTTCAGAAACACAATTGGAGGGAAGTTGTCCCTGTCTTTGAGGACGATGATACCAATACCAAGTTCATTCCCGACCTCGTTGATGCCCTCAAACAAGTTGACACGCGCGTCTCTTACAGGTGCAAGATCCATCCTTCAGCTACAGTGGATGCTATGAAGGCAGTTATCTCAAGCTTAAGACACAATTGGACAAGTGTATTTATTGTGCGAATGTCACATGCTTTGGCCCTTAAGTTTTTCCAGCTTGCTAAGGACGAAGGGATGATGGGCCAGGGATTTGTCTGGATCACCGCGTATGGCTTGACAGATATCTTTGATGTAGTTGGTTCTCCTGCTCTAGATGTGATGCAAGGAGTTCTTGGGGTGAAACCTCATGTTCAAGATACTGTGAAACTTCAAAACTTTGCACAGAAATGGCACAGCAAGTACCGATTAGAAAATCCAGGCACCTCGTTAAGTGAACCCACAGTGTCTGGTCTCTATGCTTATGATACCATATGGGCGTTAGCATCAGCAGCAGAGAATGCTACATATGTGAATTTAGACTTTGGGCCGTCTGTAACAAAGAATGGGTCCACTGACTTTGACAGAATAGATACTTCAAAGGCTGCTGAAAAACTGCGAGGTGCACTACTGAAGGTCAACTTTTCGGGCATGAGCGGGAAATTTCGTATTGAAAACACACAGTTAGCATCATCATATTATACGATAATCAACATTGTTGGTCAGGAGAGAAGAGAAGTCGGGTTTTGGACTCCAGAATTTGGCATCTCTGGTAGTCTAAATATGAAGTCTGATATTAAAACCATCATATGGCCAGGAGGAGATCATGAAACTGTGCCTAGAGGCTGGCTGTTGCCGAGGAATAAAAGACTCCAAATAGGTGTACCTGCAAATCCTGGGTTTGGCCAACTTGTAAGATATGAAAATGGCCCCGAAGGCAAAAAAGGGTTCTGCATCAAAGTTTTTGATGAAGTAGTTGATAATTTACCCTACCAAGTACTATATGACTACCATGGATTTGATGACGGGCAAGGAAATAGTAATGGAACATATGATGAACTTATCTACAAGCTTTATCTTAAG GAATTCGATGCAGTGGTAGGTGACGTAACAATCTTGGCCAACCGCTCTTTATATGTGGACTTTACTCTTCCCTATACGGAGTCAGGGGTGCGCATGCTGGTTCCGGTCCTGGACCGGAGACAGAAGACTGCATGGACATTCCTAAAGCCTTTGACAGCTGACCTTTGGTTAGGAACTGGGGCCTTTGTTGTTTTCACTGGTTTTGTAGTCTGGTGTATTGAGAATCACGAAGATTTCAAAGGTACCCCAGCTAATCAAATTGGATCAGTCTTCTACTTTTCCTTTTCAACCCTTGTATTTGCACACAGGGAAAAGATTAAGAACAACTTATCAAGAATTGTAGTAGTTGTTTGGCTTTTTGTGGTGCTGATAGTGCAGCAGAGTTATACCGCAAGTTTAAGCTCAATTCTCACAGTGGAACAACTTCAGCCAACAGTCACCAATTTAGATGAAGTTATCAGGAAAGGGAGCCATGTCGGCTACCTCAATGATTCATTCTTGCCTGGGCTTTTGAAAAGTTTGAAAATTGATGAATCAAAGATGATTGCGCTTAACTCTGTTGAGGAATACAATGACGCCTTGTCAACTGGAAAAGTTGCCGTCATTGTTGATGAGATACCATACCTTAAGTTATTCCTTTCAAAATATTGCCACAACTACACTATGACTGGACCAATCTACAGGTTCGATGGATTTGGTTAT GCGTTCCCTCTAGGCTCTCCACTCACAGCTGATATCACGAGGGGGATACTGAAGCTCGCATCGAGTGGCAAAATGGCTGAGCTTCAGAAAGACTTGTATGGTGATAAGTCATGCCCCGACAAAGATGACTCCCAAACTTCGAGCAGCCTTACGTTGCACAGCTTTCAGGGGTTGTTCAGCATCTCCGGAGCATGTTCAATCCTGGCATTAATCCTGCATGCTCTCATAACCAACAAAGGTGTATTCAGCAGATGGCTTGCCGCCATTTGCTCTAAGCTCTTCCACAAGAGTAATATACTCCAAATAATGATGAGACCAGTGGCAAATGCTGGTAATACAGGAAGCCCACCAGAAGGACAAGGATCGCGAGTGTGA
- the LOC123124830 gene encoding transcription factor MYB36: protein MGRAPCCDKASVKKGPWAAEEDAVLRAYVAEHGTAGNWIALPRKIGLNRCGKSCRLRWLNYLRPNIRHGGFTDEEDRLICSLYASIGSRWSTIAAQLPGRTDNDVKNYWNTKLKRRLLGGGRRSIRYALPLPQQPRLLLMSPTGGGAASTALERMQLSVQRRHVGIQDAPGLPFYGNLWPAQQSVLSPAAGYSGFWSHIQTSTNPGRVNVQDHQRAWGSSGGGGTTPLVTSPAGETAVGVGSSSSTPAASSVTFDGDMEDEIEMLLQQIGCLEEEDSRLLIGGEAGSAGSWSSCSTPGVDSVFQDYVQGHGQQNYM from the exons ATGGGCAGGGCGCCGTGCTGCGACAAGGCAAGCGTGAAGAAGGGCccgtgggcggcggaggaggacgCCGTGCTCAGGGCCTACGTCGCCGAGCACGGCACCGCCGGCAACTGGATCGCGCTCCCCCGCAAGATCG GGCTCAACAGGTGCGGCAAGAGCTGCCGGCTGCGGTGGCTCAACTACCTCCGCCCCAACATTCGGCACGGCGGCTTCACCGACGAGGAGGACCGGCTGATATGCAGCCTCTACGCTAGCATCGGGAGCAGGTGGTCGACCATCGCCGCGCAGCTGCCGGGGAGGACGGACAACGACGTCAAGAACTACTGGAACACCAAGCTCAAGAGGCGCCTGCTCGGCGGCGGCCGCCGCTCGATCAGGTACGCGCTGCCGCTGCCGCAGCAGCCGCGCCTCCTCCTCATGAGCCCCACGGGTGGCGGCGCCGCCTCGACGGCGCTGGAGCGGATGCAGCTAAGCGTGCAGCGGCGCCACGTCGGCATCCAAGACGCCCCGGGGCTCCCCTTCTACGGCAACCTCTGGCCAGCCCAGCAGTCTGTGCTCTCTCCTGCCGCTGGTTACTCCGGGTTCTGGTCTCATATCCAAACCAGTACCAACCCGGGCCGGGTTAACGTGCAAGATCATCAGCGCGCCtggggcagcagcggcggcggcggcaccacGCCGCTGGTCACGAGCCCCGCCGGCGAGACAGCGGTGGGCGTAGGGAGCTCCAGCTCGACACCGGCAGCGAGCTCCGTGACTTTCGACGGCGACATGGAGGACGAGATCGAGATGCTGCTCCAGCAGATAGGGTGCTTGGAGGAGGAAGACAGCCGCCTGCTGATCGGCGGCGAGGCGGGCAGCGCTGGTTCTTGGAGCTCCTGCTCTACCCCAGGAGTGGACTCAGTGTTCCAGGACTATGTACAAGGACACGGGCAGCAGAACTATATGTAG